Sequence from the Nocardioides exalbidus genome:
TCGGGGTGCTCCTTCTGCAGCTCCTCGGCGACCTCCTTCGCCAGTGCGGTCGTGCCGTCGCTGTCGAGCGACTTCCGCCCGGTGTCGGGCAGCGCGGCGTAGAGGTGGAGGCCCTTGCTGCCGCTCGTGACCGGAGTGCACCCCAGGTCGCGCTCGGCCAGCGCATCGCGGACCATCAGCGCGACCTGCGCGCACTCGTGCAACCCGGCAGGCTCGCCCGGGTCGAGGTCGATGACGAGGCGGTTGGGCTTGCGCGGTCTCCCCCTCGCGTCGACCGTCCACTGGTGGACGTGCAGCTCGAGCGCGGCGAGGTTGGCCATCCAGGTCAGCGTGGCGAGGTCGTCGCAGATCGGGAAGCGGAGCGTGCCGTCGCCCTTGCCGGTGCGCGAGCCGGTCGTGGAGACGGTGGCCGTACGCACCCACGACGGCGTGCCGGCGGGAGCGTTCTTCTCGAAGAAGCTCGACCCCTCGACCCCGTGGGGCCAGCGGATGCGGGTGACGGCGCGGTCCTCCAGGTGCGGCAGCAGCACCGGCGAGACCTGGGCGTAGTAGTTGAGCACCTCGCCCTTCGTGGTGCCGGTGCGCGGGTAGAGCACCTTGTCGAGGTTGCTGATCGTCAGCGTGCGGCCCTCGACGTCGACGTGGACCTCGTTGGTCGGGCTCATGCGAGGTCCTCCGGGGAGAGGTCGTCCCGGACGCCCTGGAAGGACGGCTGGCGGAGCCGCTCGTAGCCCAGCCCGTGGGTGTCGATGTCGACCACGACGCGCGGCTCGACCCAGAAGGTGCCGTCGGCGTCGACACGCGGGACCTCGTCGGCGAAGGGGTTCGTGTCGCTGCTCAGCGGGGCGAGGAGGCTTGCGAGCCGGGTGGCCGTCGCGCCGGCGATGCCGCTGCCGACACGTCCGCGGTAGAGCAGGCCGTCGGGGGTCTGCTCGCCGACGAGCAGCGCGGCCAGCCGGTGCGTCGTACCGACCTGGGGGCGCCAGCCGCCCACGACGAACGAGCCGCGGTGGCGGTGGGCGAGCTTGCGCCAGTCCTCGCTGCGCTGGTCGAAGCGGTAGCGCGAGGTCCGGCGCTTGCTGACCACCCCCTCGAGCCCCTGGGCGAGGGTGGCGTCGAACAGCATGTCGCCGTCGTCGTAGGCCGGTGGCACCTGCCAGGTCGACTCGGCGAGCGGGAGCTCCTCCAGCAGGGCGCGACGCTCCTCGAGCGGGCGGCCGGTGAGGTCCTCGCCGTCGAGGCGCAGCAGGTCGAAGACCATCAGCGTGGCCGGGACCGTCTTCACCAGGCGCGCGACCTCCGTGGTGTTGCGCAGGTGCATGCGGTGCTGCAGGACTCGGAAGTCGGGGACGCCGCGCTCGTTGAGGGCGATGACCTCGCCGTCGACCATCAGGTCGCGCGTCCCCAGCGGCGGGGCGCTCAGCTCGGGCCACGCGGCGGTGACGTTGTTGTTGTTGCGGCTCGTCATCCGCGCCACGCCGTCGCGGACGTCGACCAGCACGCGCACGCCGTCCCACTTGACCTCGTGCAGCCACTGCGCGCCGGTCGGCACGCGGTCGGTCTTGCTGGCGAGCATCGGGCGCACAGCTGCAGTCAATCAGGTCCTCGTCGCCGGTCCCCTGTGTCGGCGCGGAGGGATATCGTCGTCGCATGCGAGCGATCTGGAAGGGCGCGGTCTCCTTCGGCCTGGTCAGCGTGCCGGTGAAGCTGTATGCCGCCACCGAGAGCCACGACGTGTCCTTCCGGCAGGTCCACGCCAAGGACGGCGGCCGGATCAAGTACCAGCGCGTCTGCTCCCTCGACGGCGAGGAGGTGGCCTACGCCGACATCGCGAAGGGCTACGAGACCGAGGACGGCGAGATGGTCATCCTCACCGACGACGACATGGCCGAGCTGCCGTCGACGTCGTCGCGCGAGATCGCCGTGGAGAAGTTCGTGCCGCGCGAGCAGATCGACCCGCTGCTCTTCGAGAAGTCCTACTACCTCGAGCCCGAGGGCCAGGGCGCCAAGCCCTACGCCCTGCTGCGCCAGGCCCTCAAGGACGCCGACCGGATGGCGGTCGTGACGGTGGCGTTGCGCCAGCGGACGACGATCGCGGTGCTGCGCGTGCGCGAGACCGAGGCCGGCGAGGTCATCGTGCTCCAGACCATGATGTGGCCCGACGAGGTGCGCGTCCCCGACTTCAAGGTCGAGGTCGACGACGCCAAGCCGCAGGAGGTCAAGATGGCCCACATGCTCGTCGAGACGCTGGCCGGCGACTTCGACGCCTCCGAGTTCGAGGACGACTACGCCGGCGCCGTCGAGGCGCTCGTGAAGTCCAAGATCGACGGTGGCGAGATCAAGCGCACCGAGACCTCGACCAAGACCTCCGGCGAGGTCGTCGACCTGCTCGCCGCCCTCCAGAAGTCCGTCGCTGCGGCGAAGACCGCGCGTGGCGAGGAGTCGGACGACTCCGACGCGCCCGCGGCCAAGAAGTCGGCGGCCAAGAAGTCCCCGGCGAAGAAGACGGCCGCCAAGAAGACCGCCGCCAAGAAGACCGCCGCCAAGAAGTCGGCCGCGAAGAAGTCGACCTCCAAGAAGGCCGCGGCGAAGAAGGCCAGCTGAGCCTGCCGCCGGCGCGCGGTCGTCGTACTCCTGCTGCGGGCGGTGAGTGAGCCACATTCCGAGAGCGCCGGATGTGGCTGTGACACCGCCTCGTCCGGGCCGCGCAACGACACGCCGCCCAGCGGTGCGTGACCCACATTCCCGACTCGTGGAATGTGGCTCACTCACCGCTCCACACCGGATCAGGCGCTGAGCGAGCGCAGCCGGGCCCCGATCTCGGCGGCCACCGCAACCGCGAGGTCGGCCGGCGACTCGCCGTCGACCTCGGGCACGACGTGCTGGACGACGCCGTCGGCGAGGAGGTCGGTCGCCCGGATGTGCTGGCGGGAGGCCATCTCGGGCGCGTGCGTCACGTCGCCGTGCACGATCAGGCTCGCGCCCTCCGGCGGGAGCGGGGAGAGCCACGCGTGCTCAGTCGCGACGACGGTGCGCGCGGGCAGGAAGGCGAGCGCCCCTCCCCCGCAGCCCTGGCCGAGGATCACCGACACCGTCGGCACGCTCATCGTGGTGAGGGTCGCGATGCACCGCGCGATCTCGCCGGCGATGGCGCGCTCCTCGGCCTCGGGGGAGAGCTCGGCGCCGGGGGTGTCGATGATGCTGACCAGCGGCAGCCCCAGCTCCTGGGCCAGGCGCATCCCGCGCCGGGCCTCGCGCAGCGCGCCGGGCCCCATCGCGTGCCCGGGCGTCTGGCGCGAGCGGTCCTGGCCGATGACGACGCACGGCTGGTCGTCGAGGCGGGTCAGGGCGACCAGGACCGTCGAGTCGCGCTCGCCCTCGTCGGTGCCGCGCAGCTGCAGGGTGCCGGTGGCGCCGTGGGCGAGGAGGTCGCGCACGCCGACCCGGTCCGTACGCCGGGTGCGCTCGACGCTGTCCCACGCGGGGTGGTCGCCGATCGGGAGCGGCTCCCGCGCGGTCAACCGGCCGGGGCCGGGGCCGTCCACGAGCACGGCGAGGGCCTGGTCGAGCATCTCGGGGAGTTGCTCGGCGGGGACGACGCCGTCGATGACGCCGGTGGCGGCGAGGTTCTCCGCGACCTGGACGCCCGGGCGGAACGGCCGGCCGTGGAGGCCCTCGTAGACCTTCGGCCCGAGGAAGCCCACCAGCGCTCCGGGCTCGGCGACGGTGACGTGCCCGAGCGAGCCCCACGAGGCGTAGACGCCGCCGGTGGTGGGGTGGCGCAGGTGCACGAGGTAGGGCAGGCCGGCCGCCCGGTGGTCCATGAGCGCGCGGGAGATCTCGACCATCCGCACGAAGGCGGGGGTGCCCTCCTGCATCCGGGTGCCGCCCGACGCGGTGCTGGCCATGAGGGGCAGGCCCTCGGCGGTGGCACGCCGGACGGCGGAGGTGATCCGGTCCGCGGCGACCCGGCCGATCGAGCCGGCGAGGAAGCGGAACTCGTTGACCACCACCGCGACCGGCCTGCCACGGACCTCGCCCTGGCCGGTGAGCACCGACTCGTCGGTGCCCGCCTTCTCGGCGGCCGCCTCGAGGGCGGCGCGGTAGCCGGGGTCGGGCGAGGAGTCGGCGTACGACAGGTCGATCGGCTCGTCCCAGGAGACGAACGAGCCCTCGTCGAAGACCAGGTCGAGCAGCTCGTGGGCGGTCCAGCGCTTGGTCACCGGCTGCCCCCGGACGACACCCAGGAGCGGATCGACTCGGAGTGCTGGTCGAGCAGCGGCGGCGCGGTGTGGTCGGTGCGGGTCACCTCGTCGCCGGTCGCGTCGAAGAACCGCAGGGGCGGGCCGGGCAGCGTGAGCCCGCCCAGCGTCGGGTGCTCGACGTCGACGAGCAGCCCCTGGCTGGCGACCTGGTCCCACTCGTAGACCTCGTCGAGCGTGCGGACCTTGCCGGCCGGCACGCCGACCTCGGCCAGGCGCGCGAGCAGCGGCTCGGAGTCCCAGTCGGCGAAGACCTCCTCCACGACCTCGATCACGCGCTCGCGGACGGCGACCCGCTCGCTGTTGGTGGCGAGTCCCTCGGCATCGGGGTCGAGCCCGAAGCCTGCGCAGAACTTCTTCCAGAGGCCCTCGCTGCCGAGCGCGATCTGCACCGCACCGTCGCGGCAGCGGAACAGCCCGTAGGGCGCGATCGAGGGGTGGTGGTTGCCCTGCGCCCGGCCGACCTCGCCGGCCACGGTCCACCGGGTGCCCTGGAAGGCGTGCACGCCGACGACGGACGCGAGCAGCGACGTACGCACGACCTGGCCCTTGCCCGTGGAGGCCCGCTCGTGGAGCGCGGCGAGGATGCCGTAGGCGCCGTACATCCCGGAGAGCAGGTCGGCGATCGGTACGCCGACGCGCTGGGGGTCGTCGGGACCCGAGCCCGTCAGCGACATCAGCCCGGCCTCGCCCTGGGCGATCTGGTCGTAGCCGGCGCGGCCGCCCTCGGGCCCGTCGTGCCCGAAGCCGGTGATGGAGAGGACGACCAGCCGCGGGTTGCGGCGCATCAGCTCCTCGATGCCGAGGCCGAGCCGCTCGAGCACGCCGGTGCGGAAGTTCTCCACCAGCACGTCGGCGCGGTCGACGAGTCCGAGGAGCACCGCCTTGTCGCCCTCGTCCTTGAGGTCGAGCGCGATGGACTCCTTGTTGCGGTTGGTGCAGAGGAAGTACGTCGACTGGCGGGCGTCGGGCTCGCCGACGAACGGCGGGCCCCAGCCGCGGGTGTCGTCGCCGGAGCCCGGCGCCTCCACCTTGACGACGCGGGCGCCCAGGTCGCCCAGCATCTGGGTGGCGTGCGGGCCCGCGAGCGCGCGGGTGAGGTCGACGACGAGGAGGTCGGAGAGAGGACCGGTCATGTTGTTGTTCACCATCCGGGGAGTACGAGGGCGGCCCACACGAGCAGCGGGCCGACGAGGGTCACGATCGCGGCGTAGCCGAGGATCTGCTTGTAGTAGGTGGTCTCGCCGATGTTGTCGGGCCGGTTGGCCAGCATCAGCGCGCCGTTGGTGCTGAACGGGCTCACGTCGACGATCGTCGAGCTCACGGCGAGCGCGGCGACGAAGAGCCCGGCGGACAGGCCACCCTCGGCGACCAGCGGGATGGCGATCGGGATGATCACCGGCAGCAGGGCGGTCGAGGAGGCGAACGCCGACACGATGCCGCCGACGTAGCAGAGGATCAGCGCGCCGATGGCGGCCGCACCGAGCCCGGCGGCCCACTTGCCGACGAACTCCGGGGAGCCGGCGGTGGTGAGGATCGTGGCGTAGGTGCTGACGCCGGCCACGAGGAGCACGGTCGGCCAGGCGATCTGCTTGACGGTGTCCTTGTAGGCCTTCGGCGTGAGGATCGAGAGCACGACGGCAGCGGTGATCGCGGCGAAGCCGATGTTCTTGTCGAAGACCAGCGCGACGACGGCCACGGCGACGAAGGCCAGCAGCGTCAGGGTGTGCTCGAGCGTGGTGCCGGCATCGCCCGGGTTGGGGGTCCCGGTGCTCGGGCTCGCGCCGGTGGCCGACTGCGCGTCGGTGCGGTCGCGACGCGTCGTACCACCGGTTCCGGACCCGGCGGCGACGGTTCCACCACCGGCCATGACGAGCTCGCCCTCGCCGTCCATCCGCAGCTTCATCAGCTTCCGGCCGCCGAGCACGATGAACAGGATGGCCGCCATCACGGTGTTCACCAGCAGGCTGGAGAGGAAGATCGTCATGTGCGAGGCGCCCATGCCGGCGTCCTCCATCACCGAGTTGGTGATCGTGCCGTAGATCGAGATCGGCGAGAAGCCACCCGCCTGGGCACCGTGGACGACGAACATGCCCATCATCAGCGGGCTGATGCCGTAGCGCCCGGCGAAGCCGAGGGCGATCGGGCCGATGATCGCGCACGCCGCGGGGCTCGCGGCCCCGATGGCGGTGATCACGGCGGTGACCGCGAACATCACCCACGGGATCAGGGCCACGCGGCCGCCGACGGAGGCCACGGCTGTTCGCACGATCAGGTCGACCGTGCCGTTCTGCCGTGCGATCGCGAAGAGATAGGTGACGCCGATGAGCGTCAGCACCAGGTCGGCACTGATGCCGGCGAGGATCTCCTTCTCGTCGAGGTTGAGGGAGTACATCCCGACGAGCCACGCGGCGACGTAGGCCAGCGCTCCCATGTTGATCGGCAGCAGTGTGCCGACCACGAACAAGGCGACCAGGGCGATGATCGCGATCCATTCCGGACCCATGACGAACCTCCGAGCTTCCAGAGTCGAGAGCCGGGCGCGGGGATCGGGGGGTGGTCCTCGTCACAGTTGGCTCAGTGGCCTAGCCAATAGGACAATGAGCCGGTAGTCAATAGTGTGTGCTCATGTCCGACTCGTTCCCCCCGCGGCTGCTGCGCACCCGCCTCTACGAGCAGGTGGCCGGCCAGATCTCCGCGTGGATCGACGACAACGGGCTGCGGGCCGGCGACAAGCTGCCGCCCGAGCGCGAGCTGGCCCAGCGCCTCGGCGTCAGCCGCGCCACGCTGAGCCAGGCGCTCGTCGCGCTGGAGGTCGTGGGGGTCGTGGAGGTACGCCACGGCGACGGGACCGTCGTGACCGAGCGCCAGCAGCAGTCGACCCGCATCGTCGAGGCGATCCGCAGCCACGCCGACCGGCTCCCGGAGATCATCGAGACCCGCGACGCGCTCGAGACCAAGATCGCCGCGCTCGCCGCCGCCCGCCGCACCGACGACGACCTCGCCCGCATCGACGACGCGCTCGCCTCCATGGCCGCCGACATCGAGGCGGGAGGTCGTGGCGTCGAGGGCGACGAGCGCTTCCACGGCGCCGTCACCGCGGCCTCGCACTCGCTGCTGCTGGCCCGGTTGATGGACGAGATCGGCGACCTCATCAAGGAGACCCGGATCGAGTCGCTCGGCCAGCCGGGCCGCCCCCAGGACTCGCTGGCCGGGCACCGCGCGATCGCCGAGGCGATCCGCGCCGGTGACCCCGAGGCCGCGTCCGAGGCCATGCACGCCCACGTGGCGATGGTCAGCGACGTCGCCCTGCTGCGCGAGCAGCCGTGACCGCACTCGAGGCGCTGCTGGTCCTGGTGACCGGGTTCGGCGCCGGCGTGCTCTCCTCCACGGTCGGCGTCGCCTCGCTGCTGAGCTTCCCGGTCCTCGTCGGGCTCGGGCTGCCGCCGGTGGTGGCCAACGTGTCCAACACCCTCGGCCTCATCCCCGGCGGCGTCGGCGGCGTCGTCGGCTACCGCGAGGAGGTCCGGGAAGCCGGTCGGATCGCCTGGATCATCATGCTGGTCTGCGCCGTCGGTGCAGTGCTCGGCGCTGCCCTGCTGCTCGGCCTCCCGCCGGGCGTCTTCGAGACGATCGTGCCGTTCCTCATCCTCTTCACCTGCCTGCTGGTCGGCATCCAGCCGCGCGTCGCGGCCTGGCTG
This genomic interval carries:
- a CDS encoding carboxyl transferase domain-containing protein, with translation MTKRWTAHELLDLVFDEGSFVSWDEPIDLSYADSSPDPGYRAALEAAAEKAGTDESVLTGQGEVRGRPVAVVVNEFRFLAGSIGRVAADRITSAVRRATAEGLPLMASTASGGTRMQEGTPAFVRMVEISRALMDHRAAGLPYLVHLRHPTTGGVYASWGSLGHVTVAEPGALVGFLGPKVYEGLHGRPFRPGVQVAENLAATGVIDGVVPAEQLPEMLDQALAVLVDGPGPGRLTAREPLPIGDHPAWDSVERTRRTDRVGVRDLLAHGATGTLQLRGTDEGERDSTVLVALTRLDDQPCVVIGQDRSRQTPGHAMGPGALREARRGMRLAQELGLPLVSIIDTPGAELSPEAEERAIAGEIARCIATLTTMSVPTVSVILGQGCGGGALAFLPARTVVATEHAWLSPLPPEGASLIVHGDVTHAPEMASRQHIRATDLLADGVVQHVVPEVDGESPADLAVAVAAEIGARLRSLSA
- a CDS encoding SLC13 family permease, with product MGPEWIAIIALVALFVVGTLLPINMGALAYVAAWLVGMYSLNLDEKEILAGISADLVLTLIGVTYLFAIARQNGTVDLIVRTAVASVGGRVALIPWVMFAVTAVITAIGAASPAACAIIGPIALGFAGRYGISPLMMGMFVVHGAQAGGFSPISIYGTITNSVMEDAGMGASHMTIFLSSLLVNTVMAAILFIVLGGRKLMKLRMDGEGELVMAGGGTVAAGSGTGGTTRRDRTDAQSATGASPSTGTPNPGDAGTTLEHTLTLLAFVAVAVVALVFDKNIGFAAITAAVVLSILTPKAYKDTVKQIAWPTVLLVAGVSTYATILTTAGSPEFVGKWAAGLGAAAIGALILCYVGGIVSAFASSTALLPVIIPIAIPLVAEGGLSAGLFVAALAVSSTIVDVSPFSTNGALMLANRPDNIGETTYYKQILGYAAIVTLVGPLLVWAALVLPGW
- the ligD gene encoding non-homologous end-joining DNA ligase, with protein sequence MTAAVRPMLASKTDRVPTGAQWLHEVKWDGVRVLVDVRDGVARMTSRNNNNVTAAWPELSAPPLGTRDLMVDGEVIALNERGVPDFRVLQHRMHLRNTTEVARLVKTVPATLMVFDLLRLDGEDLTGRPLEERRALLEELPLAESTWQVPPAYDDGDMLFDATLAQGLEGVVSKRRTSRYRFDQRSEDWRKLAHRHRGSFVVGGWRPQVGTTHRLAALLVGEQTPDGLLYRGRVGSGIAGATATRLASLLAPLSSDTNPFADEVPRVDADGTFWVEPRVVVDIDTHGLGYERLRQPSFQGVRDDLSPEDLA
- a CDS encoding Ku protein; amino-acid sequence: MRAIWKGAVSFGLVSVPVKLYAATESHDVSFRQVHAKDGGRIKYQRVCSLDGEEVAYADIAKGYETEDGEMVILTDDDMAELPSTSSREIAVEKFVPREQIDPLLFEKSYYLEPEGQGAKPYALLRQALKDADRMAVVTVALRQRTTIAVLRVRETEAGEVIVLQTMMWPDEVRVPDFKVEVDDAKPQEVKMAHMLVETLAGDFDASEFEDDYAGAVEALVKSKIDGGEIKRTETSTKTSGEVVDLLAALQKSVAAAKTARGEESDDSDAPAAKKSAAKKSPAKKTAAKKTAAKKTAAKKSAAKKSTSKKAAAKKAS
- a CDS encoding FadR/GntR family transcriptional regulator — its product is MSDSFPPRLLRTRLYEQVAGQISAWIDDNGLRAGDKLPPERELAQRLGVSRATLSQALVALEVVGVVEVRHGDGTVVTERQQQSTRIVEAIRSHADRLPEIIETRDALETKIAALAAARRTDDDLARIDDALASMAADIEAGGRGVEGDERFHGAVTAASHSLLLARLMDEIGDLIKETRIESLGQPGRPQDSLAGHRAIAEAIRAGDPEAASEAMHAHVAMVSDVALLREQP
- the ligD gene encoding non-homologous end-joining DNA ligase, translated to MSPTNEVHVDVEGRTLTISNLDKVLYPRTGTTKGEVLNYYAQVSPVLLPHLEDRAVTRIRWPHGVEGSSFFEKNAPAGTPSWVRTATVSTTGSRTGKGDGTLRFPICDDLATLTWMANLAALELHVHQWTVDARGRPRKPNRLVIDLDPGEPAGLHECAQVALMVRDALAERDLGCTPVTSGSKGLHLYAALPDTGRKSLDSDGTTALAKEVAEELQKEHPDLVTATMTKAKRPGKVFLDWSQNSGSKTTVSPYSLRGRDKPTAATPLTWEEVEEGAEDDLALDQFTFDQVLERVAELGDVFGA
- a CDS encoding CaiB/BaiF CoA transferase family protein, producing the protein MTGPLSDLLVVDLTRALAGPHATQMLGDLGARVVKVEAPGSGDDTRGWGPPFVGEPDARQSTYFLCTNRNKESIALDLKDEGDKAVLLGLVDRADVLVENFRTGVLERLGLGIEELMRRNPRLVVLSITGFGHDGPEGGRAGYDQIAQGEAGLMSLTGSGPDDPQRVGVPIADLLSGMYGAYGILAALHERASTGKGQVVRTSLLASVVGVHAFQGTRWTVAGEVGRAQGNHHPSIAPYGLFRCRDGAVQIALGSEGLWKKFCAGFGLDPDAEGLATNSERVAVRERVIEVVEEVFADWDSEPLLARLAEVGVPAGKVRTLDEVYEWDQVASQGLLVDVEHPTLGGLTLPGPPLRFFDATGDEVTRTDHTAPPLLDQHSESIRSWVSSGGSR